Proteins encoded within one genomic window of Thiothrix litoralis:
- a CDS encoding adenosylcobinamide-GDP ribazoletransferase, translating to MDEPAGSRLLTMLKALHRSLQVALTVLTLLPMKPVTSFSAEEKGRGLIWFPVVGALMGFLLALAAWKLESIEPMLASVILLTVWMFISELHHLDALARSINAWLFGETDLPSPHFGVMGVMALIMMIKFAALSVLIEYKLWSYILIVPVAARLLVVALIGFTPIAPRETLAHEFRIEFPYVALFLWLLIALPVALVAGIPLFALFVMLLLIRLRLQQSCGGMTWDAIGATIVLLEAVGLFVAALTA from the coding sequence ATGGACGAGCCTGCTGGCTCACGGTTGTTGACTATGTTGAAGGCGTTGCACCGTTCGTTACAGGTAGCGTTAACGGTGTTGACGCTGTTGCCGATGAAGCCGGTGACAAGCTTTTCCGCAGAAGAAAAAGGCCGTGGCCTGATTTGGTTTCCGGTGGTCGGGGCGCTGATGGGTTTCCTATTGGCGCTTGCGGCTTGGAAACTGGAAAGCATCGAGCCTATGTTGGCATCGGTGATTTTGCTGACAGTTTGGATGTTTATCAGTGAGTTGCATCATTTGGATGCACTCGCTCGTAGCATTAATGCTTGGCTGTTTGGTGAGACAGATTTGCCTAGTCCGCATTTCGGCGTAATGGGGGTGATGGCATTGATCATGATGATCAAGTTTGCGGCGCTTTCTGTGCTGATTGAATACAAACTTTGGTCGTATATTCTGATAGTACCGGTGGCTGCTCGCTTGCTGGTGGTGGCTTTGATCGGGTTTACCCCGATTGCACCGCGTGAAACCCTCGCGCACGAATTCCGCATTGAATTTCCCTATGTTGCCCTGTTCTTGTGGTTACTGATCGCCTTGCCGGTTGCACTGGTGGCGGGGATCCCCTTATTTGCCTTGTTTGTCATGCTGTTACTGATCCGTTTGCGCTTGCAACAAAGCTGTGGCGGGATGACGTGGGATGCGATTGGCGCAACCATCGTGCTGCTGGAAGCGGTGGGTTTGTTCGTGGCGGCATTAACGGCCTGA